In Megalops cyprinoides isolate fMegCyp1 chromosome 16, fMegCyp1.pri, whole genome shotgun sequence, the genomic window CTTTGCGTGTTGAATCTCTGACTTGGCTGACTGACATGCATGCTTGTGAATGTGCTTACTGCTCGTAAGGTAGCATGTGTCTAAGAATTATTCCTTTGGTGAGGCATTACAGTGAAGAATcagaaacactgctgctgtacaccccatctgtacagtatataatttGTGTGAggtatcctgtgtgtgtgtgcacgtgcgtttgtgtaagtgtgcatgcTCGCTGGTGTATTTACTTGTGTGAGGTAGCGGATCTGGGAACTCAGCTCACTCTCCACCCTGTTAACAGAGCCCATGAACTGGCTCAGCTGGCGGTCCAGTAGACCGCCATTATGCTTCTCCTTGGACAGCTCCAGCACAATGTTTcctgcacacagaaaaagaagcaGAGAACAGGAGTCATGTCTTCAATTGCACAGTTATCCAAACATGACTTTATACTACATATAGAAAAGCTCCTTTAAGGCAGATCAGATAAGATGGACTGACCCTCTGGTCACCATTCACACCAGGAACTTCACTCCATCAGTAAgctctgtgcagctctgcaTTGTGCAAAACTGTCTTAAACAGGATGTGCCATACCCTTATACTAATACTGAGTACATTTGTTTAAACCCCCATTCATTTGTAAAGAAGCCCTCAATATCTCTAGCAATATCTGTAATTCAGCatgcagaataaataaaaaaacaggccaCTTATTGTTCATGACCCACGGTTGTTGCCTAGCTAGTTTAGAAGGTTAAGAAGCATTGCTAGATATCTACaaatttttaattcattttcactaCATGGCTAATTAGCTACAAAAAGTTGAAAATCTATTGGGCTGCCGAgctggttaaataaaataatcattacaATAATATCAACTTttcataataatattataagttaatataaataaagtttaaaatgcTTCCCTTTCAGGGAGACAAATTTGGCAATGAATCTCGTGTCTTctatggaaaaaacaaaatcacagtgTCACATTCTACATTGAGGATTCTACATAAAGCATCTATAAAGCCTACATAAGCATGGCATAACGACTGCATTAAACATTCATAATATTGTGCGTGTTGCGtgacacattttaacatgtcaTAACGTTTTATGTAGAAAAGATCCCAGTCCTGTCCACAGCGTCACGACACATATTACATAGCTGTAGGGAGAGGCATCCCTATGTTGGTGGTACCTTTTTACAACAAAGCGAATTTGGCTCAATGGCAGCTTACTCTGAGATATAAAGGAGCCTGTAGCAATACAAAGTTGCATCGTTACATTTTACTCACTGCGCTGCTTGTTTTAATTTGGTTTCGATGATTCATCACACCCATCTTTGAACCTACATTTTCACAGGTTCTGCTCTGAGTTAAACGCCCTTAAAGGAGCTAACACAGGGAGATCGGGAGATTAAATGCACGACTGATCACTTTCCTCAAGAGGTCCAATACTAAAACACATCTCTAGAAAGCCTGCACACCCACCGGCGCACTGCAGAATAACAGCGATCTCCTTTTCCACATCCTCTAGCGCTCGCAGTCGGTCATTTGCCATCTCCCCCGCgctgcatatacacacagtcaaCAGCAGAGGTTAGTTCAGCTATTTATGATTACAATAAACACTGCAAAGGACGACGGTTTTCCCAACACAAAAAATCTAACATTTCACCGATTAGTTAACGTTACCAACAACTACACATGGCTAGGTACCAGTAGCCTTAGCTAGCGCTACAGTTATTCACAAAATATATCTGTGATTTTTCAAACAAGCTATGCTGTAGAGTCCAACGTGCTGTTTATTCTACCCTACCGACCTATCCTGTCAGTGATCCAGCTAAAGTTTCCAACACAATTTTATAATCCTCGTTGAAAGTCAGTAGCAAACGTTACAATGGCTGCTAGGTTGTTTAATGTTAGTTAACCTGGCTAGCTACACAACTAGCTAAGGTTAGCTGATAATCAAATACTTTCTGGTTAGACAACAAACCAGAACTATCGCTCGACTGCTGTATGTTAACATTTATTCGTagatacaaaaaacaaatggctGCACAAAATATCACAGATCTATTCTGCTTAAAAAATGCACACTTACGTGTGTCGTTTTGCTGATTTACATGCTTTGCACAGATGAGGTTGTTAGACTGGCTTCACAGAAAATGACCGGAATTATTTACAACGGACAGCGGAATGGGACAAACAATGTTTGCCGTGACAGGTATCGAGAATTGCTTTCTTCTTCTTAGAATTTAAAGAAGAGCGAAACCGCCGTTGGGCGTATTGCTGCCATCCGTAGGTTAGACGGTCTCACAACACCATGGAGAGCAGATAGATTATACCCTAGCGCCCGAGGCAGTGCAAAGCCAAAGTGTAACACAACTCTTTATCTAATGAGAGGaaccaaatatttaaaattcaattttcaatttttaaaagttttattgGATTCAAATTCTATAGTTACATCACAATAGGGGTTTCACAAAGCAAGGCACATGTAGAATATTAGTCTTTCCATCAGTTTTTAACAGTTAATATCACTTTCCAATCAAGTTTGCTTACACAAAAGGCCAAGTAAATCAAAATACAACACTCATATCCATTACACtgtaacatttctttttcttttctaaatttAAAAGATAAACAACACTGGCACTTTCATACACATGAGGATCggggagagaaaaaacattacacacCAGGCATCCTGATTCCATCTACATACATGCTCAGCACATTAGGTTCACTATAGGAACTATAGGAAACTTGTAAATAGGTTGTGCTGTACATCtttcactgcatttattttccatatgGCCCTTCAGGTTGTACTATTCATTTTCTTACCAACTCTGAGTACATAGTCCTTTCCATAGCTGACAGCCACATGAAAAACATCCTGAATATTtattgcatgcttttttttaaaagcaagaatGTTTCTGGCCTCCCAAAGGGCATCTTTAGTACAAGTCATGGCTATCCATGGTCTTACATTATCATGTAGAGAGGGGGCAGTACATACCCAACCATACAAAAGAACAGATTCAGAAATGGGTGATGGCAAGGAAAAAGTAGAAAGCCATCTGCCAACCAGAGTCCAAACCAATTTGGCAAAGGGGCAAACCCAGAAAATGTGTCGCACAGTTTCTAATTCACCACACTAAGGCCTCACACTGGCATCTGTAGAGAAAGGACTTGcctgcataaaaaaaaattttgtacATTCTTTTACATCCTCCCACCTCTATAAATTTAGCAACAGCTACAGGGTTATCAAGTAGACATGTGTTCAGCTTCTAGGACACCAGTCAACATGTTACACTATCCTGTAATTCAGGTAATAAGGATACAAATGCTCATCTCTCTTCAGATGCTTTATGATTATCTTGGGAAGCCAGCATCCCTGAATGAGACAGATCTGTGTTAGTCATAGCTAAAAAATCAATCCATTATAGTTCAGATGACCATCATTATGAAAGGAAGCCTCACTTGAGGTGGATGGAAAAGGCAATGGTCTTTTATGGTACTGCTCCAGTATGCAGGCTTCATGGGGTGGAGAGTTTGGATTTCCTTCTGTCTACAGACTTTTGGAATGGTGGGAAATGAGGAGGAGAAATATTCTAGGGCAGTGAGTAACAGATtaattggtggggggggggggggggggttatttggGGGACCTTTAATTAAGGCTAGGCCTTTACCCAGTAACACCCCTAAAAGGTCAACTACAATAGGATCGGGAGGTGATGGGGTGACCAAGGGTGTGACCTGTGTACTgggaacatttacatttacatttatatttattcagtttgcTGACATCTGTTGTATCAGTTGGGGGGTGATGTGTTTCCTGAGGAGGAAGAATCAGGAACACCTCAGTTTTGGAGGAAGGAAGATGGAAGGAAGAGCCAGTAATTAATCCCTTTACGCATTAGGGGGGTTGTTGATTCTGATGTAGTAGGGGGATTCCCGCTCCTCTAAATCAGGGGCTGGATCAGAGATAATATCTTGCACCAGTGTTCCTCCACTGTGCTCAGATTGATTCGGGGACTTGCAAAGGCTCTAAGTTTTCTTTATCCGGCCCGGTCACATGCCAGTTCTCAGCTACATTACTTTCGCAGAGGTtaagtggcagtgtagcatagtggttagggagcaggactcgtatccaaaaggttgccagttcaattccccctctggggcactgctgctgtatccttgcCTCAGTACATAACCCAATAAATATCTCAGTAATTGTAACATtgtattataattataacattgtaactgtaaccaatgtaagccactctggataagagtatctgctaaatgccaataatgtaatgtaagcacCCATTGTGATGTCAGTTCTGAGTGGGGGACACTGCTCATCAGTCAGCCTGCATAAGGTTCGtgtccccctcccctgccctaTGGGTGTGCCTGGCTCGATTTGAAGACATTGGACAATGACGAAACATGTGATCTTCCGCCCCCACATAAATTGCAGCAGACAGAATGATTGCACTCAGCTGCCAAATGACCCAAAGTCCTGCAGATCAAACAATTTCAGTACATGTTGCAGCCAGATGGTTCATGGACCCACATCTCCGACATTCCTTTGGTTGGCCAGCAGAGAACACAGAACCCCGGCACGAGCCCAGTTGGATGCTACAaggaatgagaaaataatgcCTAGTGTCTAACCTGAAAACCTCATCTGCTGGTCTTGACTCTGTCAATGCCCCTGACCTCAGCACCATCCAAAACTGTGCAATATCTGGAGAGCCATGTATAAATATCATCCAGGTGGACAAACTCTGAAAACATGAGAATGTGGACTGTCTTGAGCTCCCTCTCAGAAAGTGGTATCATCTTCATTTTCTGAAGtgctgcttttgcttttttttcttgaaaaatgcTGATACATTTCTCCAGCAGGGCAGAGGATGTGAAGATCATTTCATATACACGGCTGCCAGGAATTCCAAACACATAATCCAGATGGACTGTAGAAGCTCCTTGTGAAGAATCTGACAGCTAAAAAGATGATCCATTCTCAAATCCTCTTGGAGCTCAAACCAGACAGCATTTCTTGTCAGCCCAGAGGCTGCCATGTTAAAACCAAGGGCGCATCAGTGTAGAAAGAAAATGGAAGCTAAGTAAAGCAAACAGCAGTATTGATCTCAAAATGACCCTAGGGTACTACGGTCAAGCCACAAATACCTAAGCCTTAACCATTTGCAAGAGCATAGTATCTCCCCAGCCAGGTAAGTATTTAAAATTCAGCTCAGGCTTGAAGTCTAGATGTTATAACATACCAATaactttttcctctctgcaggcaATCCAGGACTGGTATGGGCTTTCAGAGTCAGATGAGGAGTATTACATGTCATATAGAAGCTGCATTTCATAACAACTGGCAATGCCTTTTGTAGGTGACCAGATATTGGTATACAGCAGTGATAAtgcttttcagttatttattaaaaatacaaaactcatTCTTTGGATGAGAAAATAGCATTGCTCCATGGTAGTCCACATACTTTGCTGAACATTGCTGAACGGGATCATTGGCAAAGAGAATATGTAGCTCCTGGGACTGAGCACAATCTTTACATTCTTGAACTTTCTGCAGACCTAAATCAATGTGTAATTAATTGATCGTGTTAATTCCCCCCCTCCATCAGATCCTGTTTCTTCAACAAAAGTTTTCATGGAAATGATTTACAAACATGATTCACAAATACCCCATGTTTCTGTATACGAAATGTTTAGAAATAATCGGTGTTTGTGACCTCATCATTTCCCAAGGCATGGTATCACCCCAATCAAGAATGGAACCAACAATCTTTTGCTTGCAAGCCTTGCCCTACGCTCAGGGATACCTGCCAATGTAAATCAAAACCCTTCAATGAAGGATCTGACTGCCAGTGGAGATTACTCATTCCATGGCATTCATCAACAGAAAGTATGGTTATTATCCTGATTGTGGCCAAACTGCCAATCTAAACATCCCTCAGACTACATGGATAATCAACGTCCTTCCTTAATTATAGCAAAAATGAGTGTTGATCATTTTGGTTTAATACAGACTGCCATGCGAGATCCAAGTGGGCAGTTCAAATTGGTGTGGGATGACATTAGTGtttcacaataaaacattcagacatACTTTAGATCTAAGGTGGTAAATGACAAGACACTACTGTTGTTTTTAGGTTGGAAACAACAGTTCAACTGTGTTTGAATTTACAAACTATAGAATGGAtaaaagaagtttttttttataatgagtTACTATGAGATCATTTACATCAGAAAAACCATGCTATGCAGATACTGGAAATTTTCAAGAAGACTGACCTGGTAAAACGGCAGCCGTGAAAACATTCATATAATGACAAATCAACAGTTGTGTATCATCTTTGAGCAAAGGGCCAAACAAGAGCCAGTATCCAATACAAGCTTTTAGTGCTGGCAGCATTTTATCATTTGGAAGTAAAAAATTAAACCAACCTAATTTTTTCTTGACAGCAAATATGTTGGAACTTTTTCCCCTCCCGTTGTGTGCACCAAGTTTAAAGGCTCCTCAGTCCtctgagaaatgtcagtgtctgctgtgtgacATGTGGCAGCTGGTCTGGTCCATCCACAGCAAACTCTACCAAGATATTCCATAATGCACTCGTCGCAGGATGTGACAAGAAAACCAGTGCCAGGAGGTCTGTGAGCTCAGCTATCATTAGAAGCAGACTGGCTGTTTGGCACGTGGAAGTAGTAACGCGTTAAGTCAAATCTCCCCTCGGGGGGAAAAGATGCAGGGCTGAGGCCAGGTACCTGGGCTGGGACACATGGAACGCCAGCTGTACAGCTCTCAGGTTCCACACAGAGTCAGAAGCAGTGCTCTTATCCATCTGGACTCTAATACACACATGTAGCTCAATGACACCCAGgatcagaaaatgttttaagcAGTAAATGCATGTGACTTTCCTTACTGGACGCATATATTCTTGCTGTCACGCTATGGGGCTTCTCGACAagcagtggtgtggtgtagcggtaaggtgcagggcttgtagaTGGGGCCAGCTgtcatacccttgggcaagtaaCTTGACACGAAATGCCGTAacaaatacccagctgtaaaaatggatatcatgtaaaaactgtacgCAATGCAAGTCattctgcataagagcatctgctaagcaaatgtgcTGTCAACAGATTCATGACTGTCCTAGACAAGCACAGTAATGCaactgctctctcacacacacacacacacacacacacaaacacacactctctctctcacacacacacacacacacactctctctctctcactcacacacacacacagaaataaacaaactcAGAAACCATTTTGTATGTTaactgttttttcttgttttaaaccTTTTCTAAAATGCAGTACAAAATA contains:
- the LOC118791507 gene encoding mediator of RNA polymerase II transcription subunit 11-like, translating into MANDRLRALEDVEKEIAVILQCAGNIVLELSKEKHNGGLLDRQLSQFMGSVNRVESELSSQIRYLTQVATGQPHEGSTYSSRKDCQMALNRAEYARVKLGELGRTCEILLDPQT